Proteins encoded together in one Maledivibacter sp. window:
- a CDS encoding glycoside hydrolase family 66 protein: MENKNSLIKYISDVFPEKGQFLAGEPIVMVVEFPKEIKDRKELNLEIKIMFLDEVTEVFEKKVELPYPKTSLNLNIPPKNDEFKGYGVDINVYDKGGSFLQKISSSFDVVDNWRRSTRYGFLSDFYTEEKDDMQDLENMRKFHINLVQFYDWMYRHDDLIPKSEEFQDLMGRSLNLGTVKSKINTCHRYGMKAIAYGAVYAASEAFYKEHRDWALYNSSGRVVDFIGKFYIMNISEKCGWHRHIINEYKKAIKEVDFDGIHMDTYGFPKRAISKINDVERVENLEEHFPILINNTRNELEKVKDDICLIFNNVGNWPVDTVARAEQDAMYIEVWDPYERYGHLKKIIDWAKTYSGNKPVILAAYLRPYIDEAHRDIEKANMAALLATSVIAANGAYHLILGEKNGVLTQGYYVDYSTLDDNFVRQIRNYYDYIIRYSNLLFDHELRDVSMTHICGDNLEYVFENVDISTYGEADKVWIIVKEKPIRKVINFINLKGNDDYWNKGKNKVEYVNDITLKIQIESKVKSVFITTPDQNMGRPQKLKYTILDGDRGKNLVVKVDQIKIWSTLVVEFEENEKLF, from the coding sequence ATGGAAAATAAAAATAGTTTAATTAAATATATAAGTGATGTATTTCCAGAAAAGGGACAATTTTTAGCTGGTGAACCCATCGTGATGGTTGTTGAATTTCCTAAGGAAATCAAGGATAGAAAAGAATTGAACTTAGAAATAAAGATTATGTTCTTGGATGAAGTTACGGAGGTTTTTGAAAAGAAAGTTGAACTACCCTACCCAAAGACCTCTTTAAATCTAAATATACCTCCTAAAAATGACGAATTCAAGGGATATGGCGTTGATATAAATGTATATGATAAAGGGGGCAGTTTTTTACAAAAAATATCAAGCTCCTTCGATGTAGTTGATAACTGGAGACGTTCAACAAGATACGGCTTTTTAAGCGATTTTTATACAGAAGAAAAGGATGATATGCAGGATTTAGAGAATATGAGGAAGTTTCATATTAATCTGGTGCAGTTCTATGATTGGATGTATAGACATGATGATCTGATACCTAAATCAGAGGAATTTCAAGACCTTATGGGCAGAAGTCTGAACCTAGGTACGGTAAAGTCAAAAATAAATACATGCCACAGATACGGTATGAAGGCAATCGCCTATGGAGCAGTATATGCTGCTAGTGAAGCATTTTATAAGGAACATAGGGATTGGGCTCTTTATAATAGCAGTGGAAGGGTTGTAGATTTTATTGGCAAATTCTACATCATGAATATATCAGAAAAATGCGGTTGGCATAGGCATATAATAAATGAATATAAGAAGGCCATAAAAGAAGTAGATTTCGATGGAATCCACATGGATACCTACGGGTTTCCTAAAAGGGCGATTTCAAAGATCAATGATGTGGAAAGGGTAGAGAATCTAGAAGAACATTTCCCAATTCTCATAAATAATACAAGAAATGAATTAGAAAAGGTAAAGGATGATATATGCCTTATATTTAACAACGTAGGAAATTGGCCTGTAGATACGGTTGCAAGGGCTGAGCAAGACGCTATGTATATTGAAGTATGGGATCCCTATGAAAGATATGGACATCTAAAGAAAATCATAGATTGGGCTAAAACATATAGTGGAAATAAACCTGTAATACTTGCAGCTTATCTTAGACCCTATATTGATGAAGCCCATAGGGATATTGAAAAAGCAAATATGGCGGCTTTGCTAGCTACTTCTGTTATCGCAGCAAATGGGGCATATCACTTGATTTTAGGAGAAAAAAATGGAGTTTTGACTCAAGGATACTATGTGGACTATTCAACTTTAGATGATAATTTTGTGAGGCAAATAAGGAATTATTATGATTATATTATAAGATATTCAAACCTACTGTTTGACCATGAACTTAGAGACGTATCCATGACCCATATTTGTGGAGATAATTTAGAATATGTTTTTGAAAATGTTGATATCAGTACCTATGGTGAGGCAGACAAGGTATGGATTATTGTCAAAGAGAAACCCATAAGAAAAGTAATTAATTTCATTAATTTGAAAGGAAACGATGATTACTGGAATAAAGGAAAAAACAAAGTTGAGTATGTAAATGATATTACCCTAAAGATTCAAATAGAGAGTAAAGTTAAATCAGTCTTTATTACTACCCCAGATCAAAACATGGGAAGACCACAAAAACTGAAGTATACAATTTTAGATGGGGATAGGGGTAAAAATCTCGTGGTAAAAGTAGATCAAATAAAGATTTGGAGTACCTTAGTAGTAGAATTTGAAGAAAATGAAAAATTATTTTAA
- a CDS encoding glycoside hydrolase family 15 protein — protein sequence MDLKEKSIEIIVNNQHESGAFVASPNFETYNYSWMRDGSFIANSLDIVGKTENSRRFFDWVHKVVIKQEEKVNSLINKKLAKEPIGATDYLPTRYNLDGSETGDEWPNFQLDGYGTWLWALCQHIKKTNTEELIDKYEKSIKITLDYLLNFWYVPNYDCWEENGDKVHPSTLACIYGGLKSITEYVEDSRIDGVLRDIKTFVSDHCVVDNRISKYQGSNSIDSSLLWVAIPFGLFDINDEIFKNTVKVIEERLLHDGGVHRYPEDTYYGGGEWLLLSSWLGIYYAESGNLSDAKNILMWVEDKANERGEMTEQVLHHVNDEKYIEYWKEKWGEVANPLLWSHAMYLVLLDKIEGKKKKSF from the coding sequence ATGGATTTAAAAGAAAAAAGTATTGAAATAATAGTGAACAATCAACATGAAAGCGGAGCCTTTGTGGCAAGTCCAAATTTTGAAACCTATAATTATAGTTGGATGAGGGATGGCAGTTTTATTGCCAATTCCCTAGACATAGTAGGAAAAACTGAAAACTCAAGAAGATTTTTTGACTGGGTTCATAAAGTGGTTATAAAGCAGGAAGAAAAAGTGAATAGTCTTATAAATAAAAAATTAGCAAAGGAGCCAATTGGTGCAACGGATTATCTTCCTACACGTTACAACCTAGATGGAAGCGAAACCGGTGATGAGTGGCCAAATTTTCAGTTGGATGGTTATGGAACATGGTTATGGGCCCTGTGCCAGCATATAAAAAAAACAAACACCGAAGAACTTATTGATAAATACGAAAAAAGTATAAAAATAACTTTAGATTACCTCCTTAATTTCTGGTATGTTCCTAATTATGATTGTTGGGAAGAAAATGGTGACAAAGTACATCCTTCAACCCTTGCATGTATATATGGAGGGTTAAAAAGTATAACAGAATACGTGGAGGATAGTAGAATTGATGGAGTACTAAGGGATATAAAAACATTCGTTTCAGATCATTGTGTTGTTGATAACAGGATTTCAAAGTATCAGGGTTCAAATAGCATTGATTCAAGTCTATTATGGGTAGCTATTCCCTTCGGTTTATTTGATATAAATGATGAGATATTTAAAAATACTGTAAAGGTTATAGAAGAAAGGCTACTTCATGATGGAGGAGTACATAGATACCCTGAAGATACCTATTATGGTGGTGGAGAGTGGCTTTTGTTATCAAGCTGGTTAGGAATATATTATGCTGAAAGCGGAAATTTAAGTGATGCAAAAAATATATTGATGTGGGTAGAAGACAAAGCAAATGAACGTGGTGAAATGACAGAGCAAGTTTTACACCATGTAAATGATGAAAAGTACATAGAGTATTGGAAAGAAAAGTGGGGTGAGGTTGCGAATCCCCTACTATGGTCCCATGCAATGTATTTAGTATTACTTGATAAAATTGAGGGAAAAAAGAAAAAAAGTTTTTAA
- a CDS encoding DeoR/GlpR family DNA-binding transcription regulator, with amino-acid sequence MLAITRKNKIKEIIIEKKSITVSELSNTFNVTEETIRRDLQQLEKEGFLKRIYGGAYIDESVQSDVSVNLRENILVKDKEIIAKECVPFIKDGDSIFLDASTTSFYIATKITKKNITVITNSLKIATKLSNSSNIKLLLIGGLYDRHSMSFLGASVQQDMKRYFVDKAFISCRSVHMKFGITDSNDQQAEIRRIAIEHSNQTFLVVDHTKLDKTSFSIISPLSSVNTMVVNKKLSKEWIALLEELDIELIQPDR; translated from the coding sequence ATGCTCGCCATCACAAGAAAAAATAAAATAAAAGAAATTATTATTGAAAAGAAAAGTATAACTGTATCTGAGCTTTCTAACACATTTAATGTAACTGAGGAGACTATTAGAAGAGACCTTCAACAGCTTGAGAAGGAAGGGTTTTTAAAAAGAATCTATGGGGGCGCATACATAGATGAGTCGGTTCAGAGTGATGTATCTGTGAACCTTAGAGAAAATATACTAGTTAAGGACAAGGAAATAATAGCTAAGGAATGTGTTCCATTTATAAAGGATGGAGATTCAATTTTTTTAGATGCTTCAACCACATCTTTTTATATCGCGACAAAAATAACAAAAAAGAACATAACAGTCATTACTAACTCCTTAAAAATTGCTACTAAATTATCTAATTCTAGCAATATAAAGCTTTTATTGATTGGAGGACTATATGATAGACACTCTATGTCCTTTCTCGGTGCGAGTGTTCAACAGGATATGAAGCGTTACTTTGTAGACAAAGCCTTCATTTCATGTCGTTCAGTTCATATGAAATTTGGAATTACTGATTCTAATGATCAGCAGGCGGAGATTAGAAGAATAGCAATCGAGCATTCTAACCAAACATTTTTGGTAGTTGACCATACTAAGCTTGATAAAACCTCTTTCTCAATTATTTCTCCACTTTCATCTGTGAATACAATGGTAGTTAATAAGAAACTTTCTAAGGAATGGATAGCTCTACTAGAAGAGTTGGATATAGAACTCATTCAACCGGATAGGTAA
- a CDS encoding class II aldolase/adducin family protein, which translates to MYYYKQTPKYMSEFAAKKMICEIGKRMYDRNFVASNDGNISVRVGKNAFICTPTGVSKGFMTPDMLVKVNLKGDRIAGRLKPSSEMKMHLRVYEENEEVMAVTHAHPPVATSFSIAGIELNRPLLSEAVVLLGRVPIAPYATPGTQEVPDSIAPFCKDHNAVLLANHGALTWGKSLEEAYHRLETLEHYATILMYTSRVIGETNELNCDQVGTLINLREKMGIKTGGVPTCSPKELDKGFNEEKTKIENTKSINKDEIIEAIVAKVTQKILLKLDEGR; encoded by the coding sequence ATGTATTACTATAAACAGACACCAAAATACATGTCAGAATTTGCGGCAAAGAAGATGATTTGCGAAATAGGGAAAAGGATGTATGATAGAAATTTTGTGGCATCAAATGATGGGAACATATCCGTTAGAGTTGGTAAAAATGCTTTTATATGTACTCCTACGGGTGTGTCAAAGGGATTTATGACTCCTGATATGCTGGTAAAGGTGAATTTAAAAGGAGACAGAATAGCTGGTAGGTTAAAGCCCTCCTCAGAGATGAAAATGCATTTAAGGGTTTATGAGGAAAATGAAGAGGTAATGGCTGTTACCCATGCACATCCTCCCGTTGCTACATCCTTTTCCATTGCTGGTATTGAACTTAACCGTCCATTATTATCTGAAGCAGTTGTGCTATTAGGTAGAGTTCCAATTGCACCCTATGCCACTCCAGGAACCCAAGAAGTGCCTGATTCTATAGCTCCATTTTGTAAGGATCATAATGCAGTATTATTAGCGAACCATGGGGCTTTGACTTGGGGAAAAAGCCTGGAAGAGGCTTATCATAGGCTAGAAACCCTTGAACACTATGCAACGATACTTATGTATACATCGAGAGTCATTGGAGAGACAAATGAACTCAATTGTGATCAAGTTGGTACATTGATAAATCTGAGAGAAAAGATGGGTATAAAGACAGGTGGAGTACCAACCTGTTCCCCAAAGGAATTAGATAAAGGGTTCAACGAGGAAAAAACAAAAATTGAAAATACTAAATCAATAAATAAGGATGAAATTATTGAAGCCATTGTAGCTAAGGTGACACAGAAGATATTACTAAAACTAGATGAAGGCAGGTGA
- a CDS encoding aldehyde dehydrogenase EutE — MDNIITNKDVELIVEQVLNKLQPVIEAKNTTQVEKFAAYDPKNNSYDQGENGIFNSVEAAVEASYNAQTEFIANYKLEDRNRIIEAIRNEVLNNNEKIAQLVYEETGLGRYEDKVSKINLAALKTPGTEDIKTSAISGDNGLMIEEMAPFGVIGAVTPVTNPVETLINNSISMIAGGNSVVFNVHPSSKQCSAFAVQLINNAIIKANGPKNLVAMIQNPTIETVNELTKHPKIRMMVGTGGPSLVKSLLSSGKKTVGAGAGNPPVIVDETADIQLAAKGIIEGASFDNNILCIAEKEAFVVRAVADDLIYHMLQNGAYMLNRNELERVMNLTLVEDEVMGAKSCTMGPKKEYHVHKEWIGKDAAKILNAIGVNKPDVRLIICEVDSEHPYVTLEQMMPVMPIVRCENVDEAIKLAVKAERGNRHTASIFSQSVEHMTKFARAINTTIFVKNAPTLAGVGYKGEGSTTFTIAGPTGEGITSAKTFTRVRRCVLAEGGFRIV; from the coding sequence ATGGATAATATTATCACAAATAAAGATGTTGAATTAATAGTTGAGCAAGTTCTTAATAAATTACAACCAGTCATTGAAGCTAAAAATACAACCCAAGTAGAAAAATTTGCTGCATACGATCCAAAAAATAATAGCTATGATCAAGGAGAAAATGGTATTTTTAATAGTGTTGAAGCTGCTGTTGAGGCTTCGTACAATGCACAAACTGAGTTTATAGCTAATTATAAATTAGAAGATAGAAACAGAATCATTGAAGCTATCAGAAATGAAGTGCTTAATAATAATGAGAAGATTGCTCAATTGGTTTATGAAGAAACTGGTCTAGGTAGATATGAAGATAAGGTATCCAAAATTAATCTAGCGGCCTTGAAAACTCCAGGAACTGAAGATATAAAAACATCTGCAATTTCAGGAGATAATGGGTTAATGATTGAGGAAATGGCACCCTTTGGAGTTATTGGTGCTGTTACACCGGTTACGAACCCTGTTGAAACATTAATAAATAATAGTATTTCAATGATAGCCGGCGGAAATAGTGTTGTATTTAATGTCCACCCTTCCTCAAAACAATGTAGTGCATTTGCAGTTCAATTAATTAATAATGCAATTATAAAGGCTAATGGGCCTAAAAATCTTGTTGCAATGATACAAAATCCAACGATTGAGACTGTAAATGAGCTTACTAAACATCCTAAAATAAGGATGATGGTTGGAACCGGAGGGCCAAGCTTGGTAAAGTCATTATTGAGTTCAGGTAAAAAAACAGTAGGTGCTGGTGCCGGTAATCCGCCGGTTATCGTAGATGAGACAGCGGATATTCAATTAGCTGCAAAGGGAATTATAGAGGGAGCATCCTTTGATAATAACATACTTTGTATTGCAGAGAAGGAGGCCTTTGTAGTAAGAGCTGTAGCTGATGACTTGATATATCATATGCTTCAAAATGGAGCATATATGCTAAATAGAAATGAGTTAGAAAGGGTAATGAATCTAACCCTAGTAGAAGATGAGGTAATGGGAGCAAAAAGCTGTACCATGGGGCCGAAAAAGGAATACCATGTACATAAGGAATGGATAGGTAAGGATGCGGCTAAAATTTTAAATGCTATTGGTGTAAACAAACCAGATGTTAGGCTAATCATATGCGAAGTAGACAGCGAACATCCATATGTTACTTTAGAACAAATGATGCCTGTAATGCCAATAGTGAGATGTGAAAATGTAGATGAAGCCATAAAGCTAGCTGTTAAAGCAGAACGTGGAAATAGACATACTGCTTCTATATTTTCACAAAGTGTAGAGCATATGACGAAATTTGCTAGGGCTATTAATACTACCATATTTGTGAAAAATGCACCCACCTTAGCCGGTGTAGGCTATAAGGGTGAAGGTAGTACTACATTTACTATTGCAGGTCCAACTGGAGAAGGTATAACATCCGCTAAAACATTCACGAGGGTTAGAAGATGTGTACTTGCAGAAGGTGGATTTAGAATTGTGTAG
- a CDS encoding BMC domain-containing protein, whose amino-acid sequence MSNKAVGCLEVLGYSVALDAMDKACKGADIKILGIDCNNPRAGDKAKIPNVFQVKFEGDISSVRNALDIAREVALKYIDGEDIFTHCISKKADGVDELLSIGKVKKK is encoded by the coding sequence ATGAGTAATAAAGCAGTAGGTTGTCTTGAAGTGCTTGGCTACAGTGTGGCATTAGATGCTATGGACAAGGCTTGTAAGGGTGCTGATATAAAAATACTAGGAATTGATTGCAACAACCCCAGGGCAGGAGATAAGGCTAAGATTCCCAATGTCTTTCAAGTTAAATTTGAAGGGGATATATCCAGCGTTAGAAATGCTTTAGATATTGCTAGGGAGGTGGCCTTAAAATATATAGATGGCGAGGATATCTTTACCCATTGTATATCTAAAAAGGCTGATGGTGTTGATGAATTACTTAGTATTGGTAAGGTGAAGAAGAAATAG
- a CDS encoding BMC domain-containing protein, with protein sequence MMSALGIIETRGLTALIEATDAMLKAANVEVLGSEKIGSGFVSVMVQGEIGAVKAAVEAGAESAGRLGEIVAVHVIPRPSSDVKKILPSVK encoded by the coding sequence ATGATGAGTGCATTAGGAATTATTGAAACTAGAGGCTTAACTGCTTTAATTGAAGCAACAGATGCTATGCTAAAAGCTGCTAACGTGGAAGTATTAGGTTCTGAAAAAATAGGTTCAGGATTTGTTTCAGTAATGGTTCAAGGTGAAATAGGAGCTGTTAAAGCGGCCGTTGAAGCAGGTGCAGAGAGTGCTGGTAGATTAGGAGAAATAGTGGCAGTACATGTGATACCGAGACCTTCTTCAGATGTTAAGAAAATTTTACCTTCGGTTAAGTAG
- a CDS encoding BMC domain-containing protein, which yields MEKFEAIGVVETLYFTVALEMLDVMIKSSNVKFISKESALGGKLVTLFVGGKVAEVTDAIDIIKELGETKHKRHLKNAIVISKPHSEILKYIIPREVEEESHERKQSRKNTTK from the coding sequence GTGGAAAAATTTGAAGCAATAGGGGTTGTAGAAACTTTATATTTTACAGTTGCCCTAGAAATGCTTGATGTAATGATTAAATCTTCAAATGTAAAGTTTATTAGCAAGGAATCGGCATTAGGAGGGAAGCTAGTAACACTTTTTGTTGGGGGCAAAGTAGCAGAGGTTACAGATGCAATAGATATAATAAAAGAACTTGGAGAGACAAAGCATAAGAGGCATCTTAAAAATGCTATTGTAATATCTAAACCACATAGCGAAATATTAAAGTATATTATTCCTCGTGAAGTAGAGGAGGAGAGTCATGAGCGAAAACAAAGTAGAAAAAACACAACAAAATAA
- a CDS encoding BMC domain-containing protein has product MEALGMIETRGLTAAIEAADTMLKAADVKVIGTEKIGSGLITVVVQGDVGAVKAAVEAGAESAGRYGEIVAVHVIPRPSEDVKKVLPIIG; this is encoded by the coding sequence ATGGAAGCATTAGGTATGATAGAGACTAGAGGATTAACAGCAGCTATAGAAGCGGCAGATACTATGTTAAAGGCAGCAGATGTAAAGGTGATAGGAACTGAAAAGATAGGATCAGGATTAATAACCGTTGTAGTTCAAGGTGATGTTGGAGCAGTAAAGGCTGCGGTAGAAGCAGGTGCGGAGAGTGCTGGAAGATACGGGGAAATAGTAGCTGTACATGTAATACCAAGACCATCTGAGGATGTAAAAAAAGTATTACCAATAATAGGATAA
- a CDS encoding phosphate propanoyltransferase, translated as MYKDEIKEEITMLVLEELKDCGLLQQDYAKVPVSISARHLHLNQGDLEALFGKGYELTLNRYISQPGQFASNERVTLISEKGRIENVRVLGPLRSKTQIELSKSDARVLGIKPVVRSSGDLNHTPGVILEGPRGRIVLKEGVIIPDRHIHMTPRDAENYGVEDGQKVSVKVDGTKGGILSDITIRVNPRYKLDFHIDTDDANAFFIENGDKLELLK; from the coding sequence ATGTATAAGGATGAAATCAAAGAAGAGATAACAATGCTTGTATTAGAGGAACTAAAGGATTGTGGGTTATTACAGCAGGATTATGCAAAGGTGCCCGTTTCTATTTCAGCAAGACATCTTCATTTAAATCAAGGAGATTTGGAGGCCTTATTTGGTAAGGGATATGAATTAACCCTTAATAGATATATTTCACAGCCTGGACAATTTGCTTCAAATGAAAGGGTAACATTAATATCTGAAAAAGGTAGGATCGAAAACGTAAGGGTCTTAGGTCCTTTGCGGAGTAAAACACAGATTGAATTATCAAAATCTGATGCAAGGGTGCTTGGTATAAAACCAGTTGTAAGAAGCTCCGGAGATTTAAATCATACACCGGGAGTAATTCTTGAAGGGCCAAGGGGCAGGATTGTATTAAAGGAAGGTGTTATTATTCCTGACAGACATATCCATATGACCCCAAGGGATGCAGAAAACTATGGTGTTGAAGATGGTCAAAAAGTTTCCGTAAAGGTAGATGGCACAAAGGGCGGGATATTATCAGATATTACCATCCGTGTTAATCCTAGATATAAGCTTGATTTTCATATTGATACAGATGATGCTAATGCATTTTTTATAGAAAACGGTGACAAGCTAGAGCTTTTAAAATAG
- a CDS encoding EutN/CcmL family microcompartment protein codes for MILGKVKGNIISTRKHEKLVGFKLLIIEPYYGNKKDTFIAADRVGAGIGELVLVATDYAVKSGLEQEAPIDALVVGIVDSEPEKR; via the coding sequence ATGATACTTGGAAAAGTAAAGGGAAACATAATTTCCACCAGAAAACATGAAAAACTTGTAGGCTTCAAATTGCTTATAATTGAACCCTACTATGGGAATAAAAAGGACACATTTATTGCGGCGGATAGAGTAGGAGCAGGAATTGGTGAACTAGTACTAGTGGCAACGGATTATGCTGTTAAGAGTGGATTAGAGCAAGAAGCTCCTATCGATGCTCTGGTTGTAGGGATAGTTGATAGTGAGCCGGAAAAAAGGTGA
- a CDS encoding extracellular solute-binding protein has product MKDNIVKVLAVADPAVYVYVNEEYGILDRIMGKSGVKVEFDIVPWERYYDTLMDSLNGKIDYDIVMVAGHLWLKDFVEKNYLSELKENDDRDYDYMDISEVIRDEMTIDGIRYLYPSFCDGHIIVYRKSVVEAAYGVIDKRAITTDEYIEIARAVHGYDNMSAVAMKSHESEIFLDLIPFIRNEGIEPIDINSHLPKLDSPECLRGLNKYINLKKYSISGTENLGNDGVKEAFQNKKVVMTTTWGGQLGMVMDENCLERGDIGFLTFNTSWNVTWSFGITAKSKKKDMAEKLLIYLTSKEVDRYVGSFAGSPVRKSTYENDSNEYPWYETHYDLIANYAKPMPKMLNTGSIIGPIYTAVYSAFTGRSEPSEALRKAQSNIMDFINGGV; this is encoded by the coding sequence ATGAAGGATAATATAGTAAAGGTACTAGCCGTTGCTGATCCAGCAGTATATGTCTATGTTAATGAAGAGTATGGAATTCTTGATAGGATTATGGGAAAAAGTGGTGTAAAGGTAGAGTTTGATATTGTTCCATGGGAAAGATATTATGATACCCTTATGGATTCACTAAATGGCAAGATAGATTATGACATAGTTATGGTTGCAGGTCATCTATGGCTTAAAGATTTTGTTGAAAAAAATTATTTGTCTGAGCTTAAGGAAAACGATGACAGAGACTATGATTATATGGATATCAGTGAAGTTATAAGAGATGAAATGACTATAGATGGAATAAGATACCTATATCCATCCTTCTGTGATGGGCATATAATAGTTTATAGAAAATCTGTTGTAGAAGCTGCTTATGGAGTAATAGATAAAAGGGCAATTACTACTGATGAATACATTGAAATAGCTAGAGCTGTACATGGTTACGATAATATGTCGGCAGTTGCAATGAAGTCCCATGAATCTGAGATCTTTTTGGATTTGATTCCCTTTATCAGAAACGAAGGCATAGAGCCTATAGATATAAATAGCCATTTACCAAAGCTAGATAGTCCAGAATGCCTAAGGGGTCTTAATAAGTACATAAATCTAAAGAAATATTCCATAAGTGGAACTGAAAACCTTGGAAACGATGGTGTTAAAGAGGCATTTCAAAACAAGAAGGTCGTTATGACTACTACCTGGGGCGGTCAGCTTGGAATGGTTATGGATGAAAATTGTTTAGAACGTGGGGACATAGGATTCCTTACATTTAATACTAGCTGGAATGTAACATGGAGCTTTGGAATAACTGCCAAATCCAAAAAAAAGGATATGGCTGAAAAACTGTTGATTTATTTGACTAGCAAAGAAGTTGATAGGTATGTAGGAAGCTTTGCTGGATCACCTGTTAGGAAATCCACATATGAAAATGACTCTAATGAGTATCCTTGGTATGAAACACATTATGATCTAATAGCTAACTATGCAAAGCCAATGCCAAAGATGCTAAATACAGGCTCAATTATTGGGCCAATATATACAGCTGTGTACAGTGCTTTTACAGGTAGAAGTGAACCCTCTGAGGCATTACGCAAAGCTCAATCTAATATTATGGATTTTATAAATGGAGGGGTCTAA